The following is a genomic window from Malus sylvestris chromosome 7, drMalSylv7.2, whole genome shotgun sequence.
CTATTGGATGAAGACGATGCTGACCCCTTCTTTACAGATTCATCTTTATCTCCAGCCATCTACTCGGCACTATTCACAAATACGGCACTGTTCACAGATACTGTAGCAGTTCACTATTCACGGAATTGTAGCGCCAACACTATTCACGGAACTGGGCTCTGGTACCacttgttgtgcggaagcggcATTCGACTGTACGTGAATAAGTAAAACAGAACAAAATAAAACCACTATcaacaagaacaccaagatttatactggttcggcaatGCCTACATCCAGTTTGGAGACGACGGAGTATACCACTATAATCAATGAGAACATACAATAGTGTTTATCACTCAATTTCCCAAAGACCCGAATAACCCAAGCTCTCACACTTACAATAGGaagagaaaaccaaaaatacaaagcaagacaatttgagaaaattcttcTCTATGCCGAATGGCTTCTTGCTATTCTTCTCTCTTCCTTGTTGTTCACTTGTCTCTGCTCCATGCTTATGAGCTGCACCTTGCTCTCTTTTTATAGCCAAAGAAAAGCTTCTCAAAGACATCAATGGCCAAAGGCCTACCATCAAGTCAAAAGAGTTAGGCACAAATTAGACACAAATTAGGCACAAATGTTGTTTGCCTCCCATTACCACAAAGTAGCCCAAAGATTTGGACTTTGACTACATGTTTGAGTCAATAATCAACAAGAACTCGTGGAAATCTTGGAATGCAGCTATACTAAGAACCAGATTGTGGTCCCTATTTTCTACCAAGTTGATCCGGCTACCGTTCGTAAACTCAATGGAAGTTTCGCGGAAGCTTTTGCTAAGCACAATCTCAATTGTAACGCTGAAATGGAGAAGGTTCAGAGATGGAGATCCGCTCTTACAACGGCCACCAATATTTCCGGCTAGGATGCGCGAAACTATAAGTAAATTCTAATTTGTTTAGTTTCCTAttaatttttgagatttttgtaATGTTTAGGCATAAATTTTCTGTTTTAAAtttactgaaaatatgactttagcccctgaaatttaattttctccacataaaacTCATCATAAGTTTTTTACTCAAATAAAACCCATTAACTAGATTCCACATccgcaaattcattaattatatttgactttacacatttaaaatttttcaATGCCCAAAACAcccctatttgaatgtttgatgtacaCAATTAGTTCCATATAGATTGTAagggagaattaatgattttacgaaaataataaataataaatttattgcccaatatataataacaacaaaacatgcctaatacatgtaataatacatgcttagttaagtgaacaaattatattttacatataaatgtaggaaaattatttcacacacatatatatatatatatatatatataacaaaaataaaaaataaaaaaaatgcctgATATACgtaaaaattcatgcaaaataatttacctacaaaaaaatgttatttgattcagtgCACCTACTATtcgaattttaaaatgttagattgcttaaaaaaagcaaaataatttcCCCATTGGATgtaaaatacatgcaaaataatttacctacataataaagcaaacccaatgtatgcaaaataatgtacctacataaaaaaatgttattattttattcaatactattttacctattattttgtacatataataacaaaatgtgcccaatatatatgatgatacatacaaaataatatacctacaaaatatatgttatttgctcatcataaatttacatataggtatattaattagtataatatgtttgaTCATATATGTAGTATTGTGCATACTtatgtacatacatacatacatacatacatacatatatatatattgagcttgTGGTAGTACTATATACATTTGaacgtatatatgtgtgtgtgtgtatatatatatatgtgtgtgtgtgtgtgtgttaggggtaataatatgcaataaattatttgttcattgtaagtaaggtgagtaataatatttattgatttattttgaatgttgtggtacaagttgtaaatattttatattaataggTCAATTACTTTCCTACATGGCATTCacttttaaatttgggttttatttgaatgtttataaTTAAGTGAATTTTTATATAGGAAATAAGAATTACAAGggtctatatttaaaaaaatcttaaatttaTGCAAAACGGTTGTAAAAATTCATTAGATCTCTATATGCAAGATCTATTGTTGCTTTTTGAGACTATTATATAtcgtgaaagaaaaaaatggaaaacctATTTAAAATCTACTTTCAATgaaactaaatattaaaaactaaaaatttagattaaaaaaaattaaaaacaaaatagttatcaaaacgatccaataattattatttggtgttgttattatattgtttttaattttgatacGGATGATGCAGAGCTTATTGAGGAAATTGTAGAAGatgtttttacgaaattgacGCAATCATCAACATCAAGCAAATACGATGTGTTCATCAGTTTCAGAGGGGAAGACACTCGCAGGGGCTTCGTCAGCCATCTTTACAAAGCTCTGCGTCAGAAATCAATCAACACCCACATTGATGCCAAAGAGCTCAGAAGAGGCAACCCCCTTACCAAGCTCCTGATAGCGGCTCGAGAGTCAAAGATTTCGCTTCTAATTTTATCTGAAAACTATGCTTCTTCCACTTGGAGCTTGAACGAACTCGTGGAAATCTGGAAATCCAAGTATACCAAGAACCAGATTGTGCTCCCCATTTTCTACCAAGTTGAACCATCTGATGTTGGTGGACTCGAGAGAAAATTTGAGGAAGCTTTTGCTCAGCACGATCTCGATTCTAACGCCGAAGTGGAAGTGGTTCGGAGATGGAGACTGGCTCTTAGAACGACCCCCCATTTAGGCGGCTGGGTTTCGGGAGACTTTAGGTAAATTCTAAACTGTTTTAATTTCCTAttattttttgagattttttttaagatCCATTAGATTCCTATATTGCAAGATCTAATTGTTGATTTTTAGAACTGTATTATACcatgaaagaaaaattgaataaCTTGTTTGATAACTATTCTGAGTGAaactaaaacttgaaaactcaaaatctagatttttttttaaaaaaaattgaaaacgaaataATTACCAAAACAACCCATTAATTATTATTCGATGTTGTTATTATATTGGTTTTTAAACTTGACAGGGATGATGCAAAGCTTATTGAGAAAATTGTGGAAGATGTTTCTGGGAAATTGATCCACATCTCACCAATGCGAACAATACATACAGGCTTGGTTGAAATGGATTCTCATGTGCATGAAATGCTACATTTATTAAATCCTGATGGAGTTAAAACGAATGATATTCGCGTTGTTGGAATATGGGGTATGGGTGGTATAGGCAAAACAGCCATCGCTAGAGCTGTTTATGATGCAATCGCTTGTCGATTTGAAGCttattgctttcttgaaaaTGTCAAAAAGGGTTTTATGAAGCATGGCGAACTACATATGCAGACACAACTTCTATCAAGTATCTCAGGCAACAAGGTGGAGAGTTCCGACATATTGCATAAAGGTTTCCACGTGATGTTAAATAGGCTTTGTCAGATGAAAAAAGTTCTCGTTGTTGTTGATGATGTGGACCAATTAGCTCAAATTGAAGCCTTACTCGAAAAGAAACGTTTTTTGGGTGGTGGAAGTAGAatcattataacaactagaaaTGTGCAATTACTACGTGTAGCTGATGAGGTGTATAGGCCCAAGGTTTTAAGTGATTGTGAAGCTCTGGAACTCTTTGGGGTGTACGCCTTCGGAACAAACCAACCCAATATAGATTATGATCATCTTTCGAGGCGTTTCATACAATATGCTCACGGTTTGCCATTAGCACTCAAAGTCTTGGGAGCTTATCTTCATAATAGAACTATACACGAGTGGAAAGATGTGTTAGAAAAAATAAGGGTAATCCCGCTAAGGGCAATTCATGATGCGCTTAAAACAAGCTTCGATGAACTAGATTACATAGAGAAGGAGATCTTTCTAGATATTGCATGTTTCTTTAAAGGGATGGATAAAGACCATGCTACTGCAATTTTGGACAGTTGTGGTTTCTATCCTCATGTGGGAATAAGAGTTCTAATCGATCGAGCTCTCATAACTGTCTCACAGTTGGGGAACCTGGAGATGCCTGATTTACTAGTGGAAATGGGCCGGGAAATAGTCCGCCAAGAATCTATCAGAGAACCTGGAAGACGAAATAGGTTGTGGAATTACAAAGATGTTCATCATGTGCTAACTAAAAATAAAGTAAGAAATCTTTTTCTTATGCAATGTTTAGTAGAAAGCTTCAACTTTTGACCAAAATGTATTTCTTAGGcccatttgatttttgtttCCACGTCTTTATTTTtaggtataattttttttaataattgaaaattgaaaaattaccgAACAAGTTATGTGTTTTCAGTTTTCaggtttctaaaaaaaataatcaaaacaaaaagttgaaaaatgaaacaaaataattatcaaacgacTCCTTAAGAACACATGCATTAACTTCATAATCTAAACTATGGTTCTCTattttttcttcactttgatTTGCACAGGCTACAGAAGCAGTTGAAAGCATAATCCTGGATTTGTCGAACTCAGATAATGTATGCTTAAAGGCTGAAGCTTTTGCTAATATGACTCGACTAAGACTTCTCAAGATCAGTCATAATCATTTTGGCGAACAACACCTGATTGGGCACTTAAAGTTTCTTTCTTGTGAGTTGAGGTGTCTCTCCTGGCATGGATTTCCTTTTCAGTCTTTGCCATCCAATTGCCAATTCGAAAATCTTGTTGACATTGACATGCAATATAGTCTCATTGAACGACTTTGGGAAGGAATCGAGGTATGTACAATCATCATTTACATGTATATATTTCTTTTAAATGTTTGGGTTCTGAGATGTCTTATTAAGTAATGCAAGCCTTTTTTGAATGTTTTAACAGAAGCTGGAAAAGTTGAAGTTCATCGATTTAAGTTATTGTCTATACCTTAAGGAAACCCCTGACTTCACAGAGATGCCCAATCTTGAGAAGCTAATTCTTCTAGGTTGTAGAAGTTTAGTTGAGGTTCACTCATCTATTTCGACCCTTACAAACCTTGTGTTATTGAATCTGAGTGGGTGCGAAAAAATTAAGATTCTAGCTGGCAGCATATGTATGCCATCTCTCAAAACCCTTGATCTTTATGGCTGCTCAAGTCTTGAGATGTTTTCAAAGACTCTAGAAGTTATGGAGGAACTATAGGAGCTTAATTTATCggggtcaaaaattaaaaaactacccttattaattaaaaatctaACTGGGCTTCGTATTTTGGGCCTAGATGATTAAGGAGTCTTCCAAACAGCATTTGTCAACTTAAATCCCCGATttatctttctctttctggTTGTACAAACTTTGAGGTGATTCTAAGCATTGTAGAATTCAGAAGGTGTGTAGAGCTCCGGCTTGGGAGTTTACACCACCTCCTTACTTGTTGCTCGTGGGTTTTTTCCCACTGGTTTCTTTCGTTGTCTGGTGACGAACGATGCAGTGCTCTTTGGAGGAGTTTGGAgtcttctttcattttttggGGCTCAGCTTGGTTCGATTTCAGATAATTGCTGGGGAATCTGGTTTCAGATGGGTGAAAAGTGGCGTTCTGGGGGTGGAGTTGGTTGGAAGCTACTTGGttctttcagtttttttttttttttttttctgtgttgGGCTCAACAGTCTGCTTTTgggcttttttatttatttattttttcctttggtGGCCGATATTTTGGCTGTGTGCAATTTGTAATTGGGTTTCTTTTCTTATAATTATGTTGTGTTGGTATGAACTTACCTTTTTctcaaccaaaaagaaaaagcattGTAGAAAATATGGAAGGATTAAGAGAGCTTTACTTGGATTGAAAATCTATCAAAGAGCTTTCCCTCTCGATTTAACGGCTTCAAGGGCTTGTTATTAAGAGGTGTTGTCAAGTGAGGATTTGAGAGGATtttgatagacttatctaagaTTTCATAAGATTATGTAgaattctttaaaatccataTAGATTTTAGAATATTTGGGAAGATtcatatactattgattttgaTAGATTTTGCAGCGCTGAATCTTGATcgtcaaacaaatcaaattgtggtaaggggtgtgctatccacacaccccattttaatTCTCACATacccttgataatttttgtccgttgatctttttcaattcatcatattcgacggccgaaaattaaaaaggcgtgtgagaagtaaaatggggtgtgtggatatcacacctctTGTGATAAATGTACATTGATCATAAAACTGATCAAATGAAGCGGCATTTGGTTCATGCTTTGGAGCTTCATCCCTTGGAGCCGAAAAAAAGATCAACATTATCACATAAACCCAACTCCTTAAAGATCCTCAGCTGCATGCCTTTCCAGTTTCCTGTCCTGCTTCCTCCCCACTTCAATCTTATCCCTTTCCAATCCCAGCTAATCTCTCTCTTCTGACTCTCTCTTTCACTCCTCTTCCTTCACAATCCaattcccaattctccacacatgaacccATGTAGTAGAAACAGTAGCAATCAGCATGAGGGACACGGTGATTagaaaatacttagaaaaagcTGTAAAGGGTAAGTGGAAAAAGGGACAAAGAACAAGAATTGATCAgtgcgtgaaaaaaaaaaactaaatatgtgACAAATTGGGACCCAATGACTCTACTACATATGAGAAATGATGCAACCCAACATCATTTTTATCCATAAATGATGCGACCCTGCaatgaaaattgaagaaaaaaaatagcagAGATGAAGGAAGCAAAGTGGCTAGCAAGCagtgagaggaagagagagttaGAGAGGTCACATAAGTTGAAATCCCAAGGGGTGTGGTAGTATTCTATTTGGTCTTGCTTATATAAACTTCTTGCAAATCCAAAACTTAATGAAACATTACAAAaatctttaatttgtttgttttttgtttgaaacggatctttaatttgttgaatacaccttgttgatgcacaaaatcagtgaggactttggtacaacagaaaatgtcaagtttgtgaccttcgttagattgttccggtcactagtgtggataagtatgtaaatggatagagacagggaagcaaacacaagatgtacgtggttcacccagattggctacgtccacgaaatagaggagttctcattaattgtgaagggtttacgcaAGTActtaggttcaagctctcctttagtgagtactagtgaatgatttagtacaaatgacatttgttgatgcacaaaatcatgaggatcttggaccaacgtaaatccggccatgaatcacacaaacgcacaagaacacaaagatgtatcgtggttcatcccaatgtttgggctacgtccacactgatgttgattccatttcactatatgaatgtatggattacaatagatcgGCAAGGGAGCTCTCTGTTGATGCagcccttgccattttgctctctgtttggctgagagggtattgccctctattGTTGTGAGGCTCTGTTTCTCCCCCCTTAGTGAAGGTGAGgcccccttttatagaataagggttccctctccttttacataaatcatgggcttaTGGATGAGGCCTaaagacgaggcccaatatatggtaccaacaagagtcccccaagtcttcagtcaagagagttttTTAGCTAAAGACTTCAAATCTAATCCATGTACGGGCTGAAGTGACTAGATGTCGTCCTGAACCAATACTCAACACAaggcaatgctcaacataaagcaatactcggCTAGAGGTATCCCACGTTGCGAGACTGCTCGGTTGGAGGCGATACTCGTTACGAGGCTGCTCGGCCAGAGGCTATGCTCGCGACGATGCGGttgctcggctggaggcgatgctcgttgcgagactactcggctagaggctatgctcgctgCGAGGCGGCTCGGCTCGTGGTGTTCCTCATTGCAAGTATGTACTTTATGTCAGCGTGCACTcagtatgagttgattctcgacatgaTTCGAGTCTGCTTGTCGGGTTCACATATTGGGTCATTAAGTCGAGGCTATCTGTAGGGTCTTTGAGTTGGGTCCAGGTACATAAGTGTCCAAATAAGCGATAGTCTGAGAAAGTGGGTGTCCGGTCAGACAAAAGATCACCTTTCGGACTGAATTTTTGCCACCATAAGCATGTGGCTTAtcagtctataagttggtagacttctttaatcagcaacaatgtcGATCAAtggatctagttgctcaataattcctgacaataaatgacagtataggtatgaccgtataatgaataaatcaaattgacaaagtttgtcaaggcaaaaTATTGTGCTATGTGCctactacaaataaataatttactCAGTTGTGTGGTAAATGATTTGTACCATATATGACACTGTTAAGGGCAATCACATGACACTAGGTAGCATGTTAACAAAtatcataaaataataataataataataataataataaaacattaGATAGGTAATGATATTGAGAAAACATAATGATGTGAAAAGTaaaactcattttttttcttttggcaagtaaaactcttttcttttttcttttggtagaTGGCAGACAATACCGGAAATAATAATAGAATTATTATAAGAAAATGATCTTATCTCATTGCTTTTCCCGTGGCTTTTTCAGAAAATGGGCAGGGAACATGCACTCCCCTTCATGATGAAAGTTTTATCTTTCTCAGAAGTTGGTGGGCATCTTTTGACGGCTTGGTGCTGCAGAGAGCACTGAGCTTTCTGGAAACCAAGTTTTGAAGCAGTTTCATCGTAGGCATGAACATGCTCTTCAGAGCGTCATTGAGAATGCTGACGCGCACCATTTTTGCAAGTGCGAGCTTTAGGAATAAACCTAGCCGGTTTCTTGTGCCTGACTAATGTGGCAAAACCTCAGCCGTTAACTGTGGTTTCATCAACTGCCAAGCCATCCCAGAACGTCACCGTTGATCATCACCCAAATTTTGACGACAAGAAGATCAGAGGGACGGTggtgttgatgaagaagaatgtACGGAGCCAGACCAAAGGGAGGAGTTCGGTTGCGCGCAAGGGCGATTGCAAATCTCAGGAGGAGTCAGGTACATGAATTCGCAGGCCACACAGCTCTCGGGTATGTCGCCAAGACCCAGTCCATGACCTGACCTATTTGTCCCATCCGTCAGGTTTGAGAGCGAAGCCCCCATATCTTATTCTCCTAGATTTCATTGTATTTACAGACACTGCTTGCGGTCTTGCTCGAGATCGGCGACGTGTACACCTTCGGCGTCCCACTAGACTGCGGCCAAGCGACAAGAGCTTGGGCGCCGGGCATGGCAGCTGATGTTTTGCTGAGGTCCGGATTGATGGCCCACGCGACCCATCTGAAGGCAGAGACGCCAATGTGCGTGTAGGCCATCTGGAGCTTCCCCGTTGACTGTTCAAAGCTCTAATGGAGGAAGGAGCTGAGATAAGGCAGGCTGGTGCATGAGGTGAAAACcttgttgttgttgaatttGTAGTTCTCGCAGGCTGTCATTTGGGCGTAGGAAGATTGTGAGAACATAGAGAGCAGAATGGAGAAGGCCACCACAAGCCTCAGCGTGGAAGCCATGGTTGTGAGAATTCTTTTTTGCTAAAAGACGGACAATGGGCGTGAGAGGAAGTTGTCGGCGTTAAGAGGGAAATGGGGTGTAATTATAAAAGTTGGTCGTctcttgggttttgcagattcatggtggacagtggtgaggttatgaaggtttcacggtggtgagatgaaaaattgaaagagaaccgacatagcttttcgtgttgtttcccacagacggcgccaaatgttgatgcacaaaatctggaggatcttggaccaacgtaaatccggccgtgaatcacacaaacgcataagaacacaaagatgtatcgtggttcaccccaatgtttgggctacgtccatactgatGTTGATTCCATTCCACTGTATGAATGAATAGATTACAACAGATCGTCAAGGGAGCTCTCTGTGGATGCAGCCCTTACCATTTGCTATATGTTTGGCTGAGAAGGTATTGCCCTCTATTGTTGTGAGGCTTTGTTTCTCCCCCCCTTAATGAACGTGAGgcccccttttatagaataagggttccctccccttttacataaatcatgggcttagggatgaggcccaaagacgaggcccaatatatggtaccaacaacattaggaaatattgtgggagaatgatctccttttatagaagagagtttctagctttgttctgacattgacacgtgtcatcttgtgattggcttctgatgttgatacGTGttgcgttatgattggcttctgatgtcggcacgtgtcgcactgtgattagtctcctggttggagggaaactcttctagatccttaacggtataacgttgatcgatgctcggtagtttcaggattggtcaagtatagtacaaacagtgctcccctaagttcccgagtgatggacctcggttggggacttgcaagatccaagtcgctgagtaatcacgaaacttctaagtaccaaagtgtggtatcattttcacttgccttatctgtcttatatgtagatgtggcatcttctctggaagtacttttcctctatccgGTGGTAGTATCTTTAACCGGTAGAGATGCACActgtaatgtatcaatttcacttgaagcttacttgtagtttcaggcttggtcaagcgcgatataaaccatgtagtaggagtcccccaagtcaccgagctaggagatctgctaaaagaggtgacagacaaggtaaacaatcagaactccaagcaatcagtcccagatcagaagctTGATTTCGAGtttcggctgattgttctcattctccctatcttgtagGCAGCAAGAatgataaagaaaagaaaaaggagaagagatgatatgagatacttttgcttttgaataagtaactttccacgggcttattcttaaactgggctggagggttttttggtttcctccagtgtataaggccgactcaagaatttgagagtccatcaaatctagaatacgttcgaccttgatgatataggATGcctttgctgttgacaaagtagtggatgtggcatggcgaggctttgctctttggtgacggtgtcagcgaaaggttgttgaagcttctcgagctatTCGGATAGGGCAACGATGTcgagcttggatttgacttagacttAGACTTCTCTGTCTGGATTATGCGGTTCTGCAGGGGGCGTCGTGCTATAGTGATCTGTTCCAGCTCATCGTTGAACTTTCtgtttcaatcttttgcatcacAAAAGTGAtgcgcaacctttgcatttgaatGGTTCTTCAAAGCATTACTTCTcagcgactcatccatgcttggcagcttcagtgtaaagagtcAATATCGTATCAACTATTCTGAAGTATTTGCCGAAAagattcgtgaccttgacaacagttgagcatgagtactcgagagcaatgctaggtgagCAACGAGGCAAAGGTTTCGGGCAATTagttccagatcagaagtttgattttaggttccgactgattgctttctttctccttgtcttgcaggtaagagtaagggcaaaggaaaagacaggaaaaaagTATGATCTGGGATACTCTggttttaaccctgatgatatgagatactcttgctctggtgtggcttgtttgcataggtattatcgggggaaaagaagctgagtatttcaagaaACTCTGCTTAGAGTACCctttcggatgtgaagaaaagttgagcattttttttatttgcaagtctgcctgactgtggaggatgaaggtcgacatatataggaattgtcctaaTAGCGAGTAGTaacgttgttcctttacccttctcggtcataacaatgtagtgggagctacaagattcacgtgttttaactttgtcagagcactttgaaaaagtggtctatggtatttggaaagctgatgttgtgtgtgaagattgagAACAatttttatccaaggaaatctggctctcgaagttcggaaggtgatgcctcttcgattttcaaacaagcaatcctgttacggatctggctctcgagatttagagaacggtgcctcttcgatttttgagaaagcaatcctgttatgagtctggcttttgagattcggatagcggtgtcttttcgatttttgagaaagcaatcctggtgggagtctggctctcgagattcggagaacggtgcctcttcaatttttgagaaagcaatcatggtgggagtctagctctcgagattcgaatagctgtgcctcttcgatttttgagaaaacaatcatggtaggagtctggctctcgagatttggagagcggtgcatcttcgattttttagaaagcaatcatgttgggagtgttttcttgatgtgagtaaaggttgggcatttttttcAGTCTGCTTGGCcatggagcacggaggttgacacacatatggattttccagttatcaagtagtgatgttgttcctttacccttgtgggtaatggtagggtagctggactttcaaaatttatgtgtctaaactttgtcatagatctttggcaaagttatatgtggtactcgaggagctgatgttgcatgtggagaTTGTCGACATGTTTTACTCAGGAAAACCCGTTTCTCgaaatctggagagtggtgcctcttcgatttttgaacaaacggccatgctgccctttcttttataggggcaccaattgtgtgcaagaagtacgttcaaagagttattgcttgtaagaattttccctttatttttgtacttcagagatatattggacctcatttctcctgcattatttctgaaaatgtctggcccatctgaccgtcgttttgacttgaactttggtgaagaggtagccatgtctcctcaagacaacatatggcgcccatccttcttatctcctactggtcctcttaccgttggggactctgtgatgaagaatgatatgaccgctgcggtgatggccaggaacattctcactcccaaagataacagactactttccaaacggtctaatgagttggttgttaaggatactctggctcttagtgttcagtgtgtaggttctgtgtctaatatggcccaacgtctatttgcttgaacccgccaagttgaatcattggcggctgaagtgataagtctcaaacaggatattagagggctcaagcatgagaataaacagttgcacaggctcgcacatgactatgctacaaacatgaagaggaagcttgaccagctgcaggaatctgatggtcagattttacttgatcattagaggtttgtaggtttgttccaaaggcatttattgcctttgtcttctggggctataccgcgtaatggagctccaaatgatcaacctctggtgccttctccttctggggttctgcccaatactgaggctccaagtgatcaccctctggtgcctcctctttctggggctctgccgactgttgagacttctcctgagtaaCCTTTacgaaggctccctcttgtttgtttattttgattcatgtatatgta
Proteins encoded in this region:
- the LOC126630285 gene encoding disease resistance protein RPV1-like, encoding MEVSRKLLLSTISIVTLKWRRFRDGDPLLQRPPIFPARMRETIKQNSYQNDPIIIIWCCYYIVFNFDTDDAELIEEIVEDVFTKLTQSSTSSKYDVFISFRGEDTRRGFVSHLYKALRQKSINTHIDAKELRRGNPLTKLLIAARESKISLLILSENYASSTWSLNELVEIWKSKYTKNQIVLPIFYQVEPSDVGGLERKFEEAFAQHDLDSNAEVEVVRRWRLALRTTPHLGGWVSGDFRDDAKLIEKIVEDVSGKLIHISPMRTIHTGLVEMDSHVHEMLHLLNPDGVKTNDIRVVGIWGMGGIGKTAIARAVYDAIACRFEAYCFLENVKKGFMKHGELHMQTQLLSSISGNKVESSDILHKGFHVMLNRLCQMKKVLVVVDDVDQLAQIEALLEKKRFLGGGSRIIITTRNVQLLRVADEVYRPKVLSDCEALELFGVYAFGTNQPNIDYDHLSRRFIQYAHGLPLALKVLGAYLHNRTIHEWKDVLEKIRVIPLRAIHDALKTSFDELDYIEKEIFLDIACFFKGMDKDHATAILDSCGFYPHVGIRVLIDRALITVSQLGNLEMPDLLVEMGREIVRQESIREPGRRNRLWNYKDVHHVLTKNKATEAVESIILDLSNSDNVCLKAEAFANMTRLRLLKISHNHFGEQHLIGHLKFLSCELRCLSWHGFPFQSLPSNCQFENLVDIDMQYSLIERLWEGIEKLEKLKFIDLSYCLYLKETPDFTEMPNLEKLILLGCRSLVEVHSSISTLTNLVLLNLSGCEKIKILAGSICMPSLKTLDLYGCSSLEMFSKTLEVMEEL